The nucleotide sequence ctttatctcagtcagtcagtgtgttcccctgttcattattcaacatccctactctttgtctaaatttccatttaatttcttcctgtacttctgcttaaaatctctcaatttcctcttcttctgtatttgccattggaacatagacttagatgatggttatgttgataggttttctattaaatctcattgatatcactcactcaaacTTTGCatgatagctcctaattgcttttgctatatcacttcttactattagagcaaccccgtttcttcttaatttatcatttttgctgctggtgctaaattagtttaagcagcacagcagagagtaacagcggtctgaaatgcgtgtgccagcgtgtgtgtgtgtttacataagaaagcaggcttttaccctgcattagcatcactgagactgtagtaaaataagaaacgctactttatttatagaaatacatagtagatagaaaggcatacctagttctaactaactaactaaattggaggcgAAATACCCAGGCATGGGAATTGGCCtgatggctaggagagagagagcagagacaaaaggggtCTCCTTTCtctcagagaagagaagagaggaaagggtggaaggaggaggggcagataagcttcccttaaggtGTATCAGTCTAGCCATGGAAGGAAGTCagccagagcatcacaggtaaaggtagtcaaggcAATCCATCTGGTGGACCCTCActgtatctcccttctggaacataaagaaaagaacaaaacaggacttGCTATTGCCCCACTTCTGACAGATATCAGAATTGCCAACAAGAAAATGTTTTTTCTCGCCAGACCCACACCCCAAATCCACCAAATCTTGACCTCAAcccactgaaaaatggaaatgaactgccttcaagttgacagttaaactctgatatcaagcaacagagctcccagaaatatgttttcaaactaTAAATCATAATATAGTCAtaggatttctccacagcattttatcacctttccttttcattccatcaggatacatctggggggtcaaggctgagggagaaccatctgaagtatcactgggaaaagctgaggagcagatgcaggagcagaaactTGAGGAggcaagatggagcaaagagacaagacaagagacagactcacacaggggtcaaacctcataaatgtttggagtgtggaaagagcttcagaatgAGTGACCAACTTACtgcgcatcaaagaactcacacagaagacaaaccttataaatgcttggagtgtggaaagagcttcaagtggagtggcaaccttacttcgcatcaaagaactcacacaggggacaaaccttatacatgcttggagtgtggaaagagcttttgtGACAGTggcagccttacttcacatcaaagatgtcacacaggggacaaaccctataaatgcttggagtgtgggaagagcttcagtcagagttgccaacttacttcgcatcaaagaactcacacaggatacaaaccttataaatgcttcaagtgtggaaaaagcttcaggtgGAATAGCGTCCTTATggtacatcaaagaactcacacaggggacaaagcttataaatgcttggagtgtggaaagcccttcagtcagagtggccaccttactgtgcatcaaagaactcacacaggggacaaaccttatacgtGCTtcaagtgtggaaaaagcttcagtcgtAGTAGCTCCCTTAAGGTGCATCAaataattcacacaggggacaaaccttatatatgcttggagtgtggaaagagcttcaggtggagtagtgcCCTTAGGACacatgaaagaactcatacaggggaaaaaccctataaatgcttggagtgtggaaagaccttcagtcggagtggccaccttactttgcatcagagtactcacacaggggacaaaccttatacatgctcagagtgtggaaagagcttcagtcagaatagcaaccttactttgcatcaaagaactcacacaggggacaaaccttataaatgcttgcagtgtggaaagagcttcagtcagagtggcacccttacttcgcatcaaagaactcatacagaggACAAAGCTTATAAATGcttgaagtgtggaaagagcttcagtcagagtggccaccttacttcgcatcaaagaactcacacaggggacaaaccttataaatgttccgagtgtggaaagagctttaagtGGAGTAGTGCCCTTACGGTACATCAGagtactcacacaggggacaaaccttatacatgctcggagtgtggaaagagctttagtcagaatagcaaccttactttgcatcgaagaactcacacaggggacaaaccttataaatgcttgcagtgtggaaagagcttcaattgCAGTAGCTCCCTtaatttgcatcacagaactcatacgggggacaaaccttataaatgcttcaatTGTGGAAAAAGATTCATGTGTGGTAGCGCCCTTACGgtacatcacagaactcacataAGGGAcagaccttataaatgcttggagtgtggaaagaccttcagtcggagtggccaccttactttgcatcacagaactcatacgggggacaaaccttataaatgcttggagtgtggaaagaccttcaggtgGAGTAGGGCCTTTACACAACATCAAAGATCTCACATGgcacaaaccttataaatgattGGAGcacggaaagagcttcagtcagagtggccaccttactttgcatcacagaactcatacaggggacaaaccttataaatgcttggagtgtggaaagagcttcagtgacagaaGTACCCTTATTTCGCATCTCAGAacacatacaggggacaaaccttatacatgcttggaatgtggaaagagctttaatcagagtgccaaccttactttgcatcaaagaagtcacagagGGGAcagaccttataaatgcttcaaaTGTGGAAAGACGTTCCATAAGAGTAGCCACCTtacatcaaagatgtcacacaggggaaaaaccttgccaatgcttggagtgtgtaaagaccttcaggtggagtagcgccTTTActcaacatcaaagaactcacaagggacaaaccttataaatgcttggaatgtgggaagagcttcagtcagagtggccaccttactttgcatcacagaaggcatacagggaacaaaccttataaTGCTTGTAGTGTTGAAAGACCTTTCATCAGAATGGCTACCTTCAGGCACATCAAAGGATCTGTTTAAGGGAAGAGAtgtataaatgctttgaatgtggaaaaagctttaagcGGAGTTCAACTCTTTCTGTGCATCAAAGGATCCATATGGGGAAGCCAGGCTACCAACAGGATTTTTATGGGGAGTTTCAGACCCCCGAGAATCTTCTTCTCTTAGCTTAACCACAGACTGTTCCACTTCCCTTCACCTGCTATCTTGGTGGCCTGTCAGTTTTTCCTTTGCAGAGACAGAGAGGTTTTGGCTTTTCCAGAGATGGGTGAGCACCCAAGATGGAtgctgaggccaaggtggcagcagAAGCCAAAATGGCCTCTCCGTTGTCCAGTTTCCTCCCATCATATCCTCCCCTCTGGCAGTTTCTAGCTGCCAAACTCAATATTCAATTAATGACATTTCATGTATTACTTTATCTGCTTCCTCTAGATCCTCCCCCTCTGTCATTGTTACCTCCATGTGCATCATTCGAGCATCCATTTTTGTGATGGACTTAATAGTCTTTGACACACAGCGTCTAATACAACATAACACCAACTGGACTGTTACATATATGAGCACAAGCAAGCATAATCCCATTATAACATATTTTAGCAAATTTTTTACTAAGCCCCCCAGACATCCCCCTGGATCCAGTAGCCATCCCCACCAATCAAAATCGCAACTCTGATCAACATAAGCTACTTCTGCTATTTTCTCAGCATGATATATAATGGAGTTGGCATGGGATTCAATCTCTCCAGCTGAACTGTTTATGTAGGAACAACATTTGCTTCCAATGACGGCGCAAGTCCCTCCATCCGTAGAGATCAAATTGTCCAGCGCCATCTTGTTTTGTAGAACCATTTTCCTTATCTGGGTTTGGGTTGCCAGGAGGGACTTTATAGCCTTGGAGGCCACAGGAAGAGCTTCTTTGGTCTCATTTGCAAGAATTTCCACTACAGATGGAAGTCTCAATACTCCAGAACCTACAGTGGCCGTGCCAGCCAAGGGCAGGAAAGACCCCCCTATTACTGAGCCCATGGTTAAGGGCCTGTGGTTTTCTACTTTCCATTGTGCAGAGTGGTGAACAGGTTTTGATTTCTCTTTTTTCTCTGATTGGTGAGGCTCTCTTGTTCCCGATTCTACCAACTGGGAGTACCTGAGTGACCTTGATAGTTGGTATAAGCCACCCAACATAGCAGGAGCCAATCCAATATTTTGGCAATACTTTATAGGCTTTATCTCCAGACCAAGAATGTCCAACTAGAGCTTCCGATGGGCCTTTGCGGAAGGGGGAAAGATCATGTTTTCCATAGCTGAACTTACTACCTTTGGTAGTAGGGGCCAGCTATTCCTGCCAAGGGACACCACCACCTGGATCATGAGGGCTGCTAGTCCCGTTACAAAAACACACTCCCCAATTGTTCAGGTATTTACAATCCCATACCTGATGAGCACCAGAATTGCCAAAGGCGGAACAATGGATCATATTATCAAGAGAATAGTTACAGGAAGCATGAAAATCATGATAATGTTGGCAGAAAGTGGGATTCTGGGTGTGGTTTCAGTCCCCTTCAATGGCAAAATAATTTTGCATTTACTTACACCAACCTCTAAGACTTTCTTTCCTTTGGACTTGTTTCCCAAAAAACAGAACTCGCCCCATTTTGGCAGGACATACCAAACCCCATATTGTTGGGCCACAGGGGCTATGTCCCAGGTAGAATTTGTGCTTAATCATTTCCATGCCATAGGTATAAAAACGGGGCCTGTGTCAGTGATGTTCTCTTCAGTCAAAGGGATGGGTACAAGGGCaacgcctccctccccatggacagAGAGTAGGGAGCATATCCAACAGTTACACTAGAGTGAAAGAGACCAACATGTAtataaagaaacacacacaccccattttccAGTATTATTTTGCTTGCCTCTGCAGGCATCTCTTAAAGATTTCATTGTCACTTATCTTCCTCAGTCCAGGAGGAGTTTTAGGATGAGAAACATGAGCCAAATTCACCtctagctccacgagctagagagagccccagctgacaaagcgtcaaggcgagttaagcagcagagcgagttcggcagcagggcgaggaggccagggccccccactctgcccgtctgttccctgacctcaactaaaccgcagtctccaacccattgatgtaataaaccttaaacaaaactatgcaggtaagaagccaacaggggtgtgggggctttccagtgttttgcaccgcctgcagcatgtacgactatctgcctgttggacagaagtcatgggtgtgctctcggtgcaatgagctcctggctctccgggaacgacttcatttccttgaggccaaggtggcggacctggaaaagctgagagaggcagagaggtgtgtggaggaggccttcagggacattatagctgtgtcccactccaacgatgatagctctcctgctataatggacaacgatggtctcggggaaggagagcatccagctgaggaagagggaaacgatcccttagaagggacccattccttgggggatgagcagctatcctcttgtgccgagaatatatctccagggggtggagggatccttgtagtgggtgattcgatcattaggaacatagacagtggggtgtgtgatgggcctgtagaccgcaaggtgttttgcctgcctggtgcgaaggttgcggatatcgcccgtcgtttagatagtttggtagacagtgctgggaaggagtcagtggtcgtggtgcacgttggcaccaacgacatggggaaatgcagccgtgaggtcctggaagcaaaatttaggttgctaggtaggatgctgaaagccaggacctccaaggtggctttctctgaaatgctaccggttccatgcgcaggaccagccagacaggcccagcttcgcagtctcaatgcgtggatgagacgatggtgtcgggtggaagggttcggatttgttaggcactggggaacattttgggacaagccgggcctgtacaaaagggatgggctccacttgaaccagaatggaaccagactgctggcacttaaaattaaaaggtagcagagcagcttttaaactgactgaggggggaaacccgacaggagctgagaaaggtccggt is from Rhineura floridana isolate rRhiFlo1 chromosome 3, rRhiFlo1.hap2, whole genome shotgun sequence and encodes:
- the LOC133381498 gene encoding zinc finger protein 347-like; the encoded protein is MSDQLTAHQRTHTEDKPYKCLECGKSFKWSGNLTSHQRTHTGDKPYTCLECGKSFCDSGSLTSHQRCHTGDKPYKCLECGKSFSQSCQLTSHQRTHTGYKPYKCFKCGKSFRWNSVLMVHQRTHTGDKAYKCLECGKPFSQSGHLTVHQRTHTGDKPYTCFKCGKSFSRSSSLKVHQIIHTGDKPYICLECGKSFRWSSALRTHERTHTGEKPYKCLECGKTFSRSGHLTLHQSTHTGDKPYTCSECGKSFSQNSNLTLHQRTHTGDKPYKCLQCGKSFSQSGTLTSHQRTHTEDKAYKCLKCGKSFSQSGHLTSHQRTHTGDKPYKCSECGKSFKWSSALTVHQSTHTGDKPYTCSECGKSFSQNSNLTLHRRTHTGDKPYKCLQCGKSFNCSSSLNLHHRTHTGDKPYKCFNCGKRFMCGSALTVHHRTHIRDRPYKCLECGKTFSRSGHLTLHHRTHTGDKPYKCLECGKTFRWSRAFTQHQRSHMAQTL